Proteins encoded by one window of Streptomyces clavuligerus:
- a CDS encoding LysE family translocator, which translates to MISTDRLFAFTAAALLVIVIPGPSVLFVVGRALAHGRRTALATIAGNVLGTYLVIVAVALGVGSVVERSAALFLTVKLVGAAYLVYLGVQAFRHRGDMAVSAMDTVGGRAARSDLRTVAEGFVVGVTNPKTIVFFAAVLPQFVDRTAGNVPVQMLVLGLVPVCIGLITDTVWGLGATAARGWFARSERRLSLVGGAGGAAMVGLGVTVAVTGRAD; encoded by the coding sequence ATGATCTCAACCGACAGACTGTTCGCGTTCACCGCCGCAGCCCTCTTGGTCATCGTCATTCCCGGGCCTTCTGTGCTGTTCGTCGTGGGGCGGGCCCTCGCGCACGGCCGCCGTACGGCGCTGGCCACGATCGCCGGGAACGTCCTCGGCACCTATCTGGTGATCGTGGCCGTCGCCCTGGGGGTGGGCTCGGTCGTCGAGCGGTCGGCCGCGCTGTTCCTGACGGTCAAGCTGGTGGGGGCGGCGTATCTCGTGTATCTGGGGGTGCAGGCATTCCGGCACCGCGGGGACATGGCGGTCTCCGCGATGGACACGGTGGGCGGGAGGGCCGCGCGCAGCGATCTGCGGACCGTGGCCGAGGGGTTCGTCGTGGGTGTCACGAATCCCAAGACGATCGTCTTCTTCGCCGCGGTGCTGCCCCAGTTCGTCGACCGGACGGCCGGGAACGTGCCCGTGCAGATGTTGGTCCTCGGGCTGGTCCCGGTCTGCATCGGGCTGATCACCGACACTGTGTGGGGGCTCGGCGCCACGGCGGCCCGTGGTTGGTTTGCCCGTTCGGAGCGGCGGTTGTCCCTGGTCGGCGGGGCGGGCGGTGCCGCCATGGTCGGCCTCGGTGTCACGGTCGCGGTGACCGGGCGCGCCGACTGA
- a CDS encoding cation diffusion facilitator family transporter, translating to MADDRTATQGHSHHGDHEHRHHGHDHDPAQTQTQTHDHRHRHGGRWPRTRHGIVHLLTPHGHRTSDRVDPTMEASHEGMRTLWISLVILGATTVVQAAVVALSGSVALLGDTVHNAADALTAVPLGIAFLLGRRAANRRYTYGYGRAEDLAGVVIVLTIAGSAALAAHQAVDRLLDPRDISHLPAVAAAAVVGFAGNEWVARYRIRTGRRIGSAALVADGLHARTDGFTSLAVLLGAAGAALGWHRTDPVVGLLITVAILTVLKSAAQEVLHRLMDRVDPRLVDRAETALRSVEGVRDTGQVRLRWIGHRLRAEADIVVDPRLTVIRAHELAVRAEHALLHALPGLTAATIHTDHTPTTGDPHEPLAHHRRAPAPP from the coding sequence ATGGCTGATGACCGTACCGCCACCCAGGGCCACTCCCACCACGGCGATCACGAGCACCGGCACCACGGCCACGATCACGATCCCGCGCAGACGCAGACGCAGACACACGATCACCGGCACCGGCACGGCGGCCGATGGCCCCGGACCCGCCACGGAATCGTCCATCTGCTCACCCCGCACGGCCACCGGACATCCGACCGCGTCGACCCCACGATGGAGGCGTCCCACGAGGGCATGCGCACACTCTGGATCTCCCTGGTGATCCTGGGCGCGACGACAGTGGTCCAGGCGGCGGTCGTCGCCCTGTCAGGGTCGGTGGCCCTGCTCGGCGACACCGTCCACAACGCGGCCGACGCCCTCACCGCCGTCCCCCTGGGCATCGCGTTCCTCCTGGGACGCCGAGCGGCGAACCGCCGCTACACCTACGGCTACGGCCGCGCGGAGGACCTCGCGGGCGTCGTCATCGTCCTGACGATCGCGGGTTCCGCCGCACTCGCCGCCCACCAGGCCGTCGACCGCCTGCTCGACCCCCGCGACATCAGCCACCTGCCCGCAGTCGCCGCCGCGGCCGTGGTCGGTTTCGCCGGGAACGAGTGGGTGGCCCGCTACCGCATCCGTACCGGCCGCCGCATCGGCTCCGCCGCCCTGGTCGCCGACGGACTGCACGCCCGCACCGACGGATTCACCTCCCTCGCCGTCCTCCTCGGCGCTGCCGGCGCCGCCCTCGGATGGCACCGGACCGACCCGGTCGTCGGCCTGCTGATCACCGTCGCCATCCTCACCGTCCTCAAGAGCGCCGCCCAGGAAGTACTGCACCGGCTGATGGACCGCGTCGACCCCCGCCTGGTGGACAGGGCCGAGACCGCGCTGCGCTCCGTCGAGGGCGTCCGGGACACCGGACAGGTCCGGCTGCGCTGGATCGGCCACCGGCTCAGGGCCGAGGCCGACATCGTCGTCGACCCCCGGCTGACCGTGATCCGCGCCCATGAACTGGCCGTACGGGCCGAACACGCGCTCCTCCACGCCCTGCCGGGCCTGACCGCCGCGACCATCCACACCGACCACACCCCCACCACCGGCGATCCCCACGAGCCCCTCGCCCACCACCGGCGGGCCCCGGCACCCCCCTGA
- a CDS encoding lipoprotein has protein sequence MTRVPRRALMIAAVSAALLTGCSSAAEPDRSAADRQNGGSSDSATAGKEAEGDEAGLPKAAVTVGTASSPCRLPVTFRMPESWRPEAVSIDPSLGGPPQQGTVRLVCEIDAKPAGMVGFLRVWQGKGHNPRQALDAFLTEAHAEESRFRTVTPGTAAEAAAAGTATKAGKLDAVEVTYVSADPDLAERKKERALAVAAPRGTVVVLDLGGMDTAEHERMLPAFRLALETLRARP, from the coding sequence ATGACACGCGTGCCGCGCCGGGCGCTGATGATCGCCGCTGTATCGGCGGCCCTGCTGACCGGGTGCTCCTCGGCCGCGGAGCCGGACCGGTCGGCCGCCGACCGGCAGAACGGCGGATCGTCAGATTCCGCCACAGCCGGGAAGGAAGCGGAGGGGGACGAGGCGGGACTCCCCAAGGCGGCGGTCACCGTCGGCACCGCGAGCAGCCCCTGCCGGTTGCCCGTGACCTTCCGGATGCCGGAGTCCTGGCGGCCCGAGGCCGTCAGCATCGACCCCTCCCTGGGCGGCCCGCCCCAGCAGGGCACGGTCCGGCTGGTCTGCGAGATCGACGCCAAACCCGCTGGAATGGTGGGTTTCCTGCGCGTCTGGCAGGGCAAGGGCCACAACCCCCGACAGGCACTGGACGCCTTCCTCACCGAGGCCCACGCCGAGGAGAGCCGGTTCCGCACCGTGACCCCGGGAACGGCGGCCGAGGCCGCCGCGGCGGGCACGGCCACGAAGGCCGGAAAGCTCGACGCGGTCGAGGTCACCTACGTCAGCGCCGACCCCGACCTCGCCGAGCGCAAGAAGGAACGAGCCCTGGCCGTCGCCGCGCCCCGTGGCACCGTCGTCGTCCTGGACCTCGGCGGTATGGACACCGCGGAGCACGAGCGCATGCTCCCGGCCTTCCGACTCGCCCTGGAGACCCTGCGGGCACGGCCGTAG
- a CDS encoding alpha/beta hydrolase family protein: protein MLTRRSLLLGAGGAASLAAFPAPAAATGREPLWLPRTTGGHPVATHSFPVVDRSRTDPFAERPGPRELMVQLWFPATGHSAGRGTAAYTHLRTAAVLERSWGVQKGSLARIRTGVRTARRPHRRPTLILVSHGRGATRALTTALAAELASHGHLVAAVDHTHDAAAVRFPDGRLILGNLPSAPDDWDAQDRLETGVRAADLRTVVDALALRRLAPPRIGLLGHSMGGAAAAEAMRQDRRFAAGLDLDGGLFGTPVPDTGLDRPFLLLTSSPDHETWARWRASHHGWGRHLHLAGGGHLSATDLAGYAEPLGLRQSWPAPVWQEFFGTLAPDRATEAVRAHTVAFFGRFLAGRPAPLLDGPSQRFPEIEFRWSRGHSA from the coding sequence GTGCTCACTCGTCGTTCGCTGCTGCTGGGAGCGGGAGGGGCCGCGTCCCTCGCCGCGTTCCCCGCCCCCGCCGCCGCCACCGGACGGGAACCCCTGTGGCTGCCCCGGACAACGGGCGGCCACCCGGTCGCCACCCACTCCTTCCCCGTGGTGGACCGCTCCCGCACCGATCCGTTCGCCGAACGGCCCGGCCCGCGCGAACTGATGGTGCAGCTCTGGTTCCCGGCCACCGGACACAGCGCCGGGCGGGGGACCGCCGCGTACACCCACCTCCGTACGGCGGCCGTCCTGGAACGCTCCTGGGGCGTCCAGAAGGGTTCCCTCGCCCGGATACGCACCGGGGTCCGCACGGCCCGCCGCCCCCACCGCCGCCCCACCCTGATCCTGGTGAGCCACGGCAGGGGCGCGACCCGTGCCCTGACCACGGCGCTCGCCGCCGAACTCGCCTCGCACGGGCACCTGGTGGCGGCCGTGGACCACACCCACGACGCGGCTGCCGTCCGCTTCCCCGACGGGCGGCTGATCCTCGGGAACCTGCCGTCGGCCCCCGACGACTGGGACGCGCAGGACCGGCTGGAGACCGGGGTGCGCGCGGCCGATCTGCGGACGGTCGTCGACGCGCTGGCCCTCCGGCGGCTCGCACCGCCCCGGATCGGGCTCCTCGGCCACTCCATGGGTGGCGCCGCCGCGGCCGAGGCCATGCGCCAGGACCGGCGCTTCGCCGCCGGACTGGACCTGGACGGCGGCCTGTTCGGCACCCCCGTCCCCGACACCGGTCTCGACCGCCCCTTCCTGCTGCTGACCTCGTCACCCGACCACGAGACCTGGGCCCGCTGGCGCGCCTCCCACCACGGCTGGGGCCGCCACCTCCACCTCGCGGGCGGCGGCCATCTCAGCGCCACCGACCTCGCCGGGTACGCCGAACCCCTGGGCCTCCGCCAGAGCTGGCCCGCGCCCGTCTGGCAGGAGTTCTTCGGCACCCTCGCCCCCGACCGGGCCACCGAGGCCGTCCGCGCCCACACGGTCGCCTTCTTCGGCCGCTTCCTCGCCGGACGCCCCGCCCCCCTGTTGGACGGCCCCTCCCAGCGCTTCCCGGAGATCGAGTTCCGCTGGAGCCGGGGCCACTCCGCTTGA
- a CDS encoding aminotransferase class V-fold PLP-dependent enzyme — translation MAENVTRTDSRGAGGGPGPDGAEDPERTGRTAGPGLFARIREDEYGYLDETGHVYLDHTGAALPARRQLRAQAERLTRGVFGNPHTESPASATSTALVERARARVLDFVGADPDEYTVVFTANATAACRLVGESYPFRRGRAELLLTLDNHNSVNGLREFARARRAPTTYVPPGDLELRVCDATLDRALRGRRGGRGLFAYPAQSNFSGVHHPLEWIPRARELGWHVLLDAAAFTASNPLRLDRWPADFTVVSWYKVFGYPTGVGCLIARTEALALLRRPWFSGGTIQVASAQGRWHRFARGAAAFEDGTVDFHAIPEVCTGLDWVDSIGVEAVHDHVSRLTTRLLSGLERLCHSDGRPLIRLYGPRTAHRRGGTVAFNVLDARGALVDERIIARDTTAAGISVRTGCFCNPGAGEAAFGIGRGTLRAAGWAARRVAAPDTLEEYLTRLGVTSGGAVRASAGIPTTPEDVDTLLRFLGDTYRDRKPSSDGLAPRSSC, via the coding sequence ATGGCCGAGAATGTCACCAGGACCGACAGCCGGGGAGCGGGCGGGGGCCCGGGGCCCGACGGTGCCGAGGATCCGGAGCGCACCGGGCGCACCGCCGGTCCCGGCCTGTTCGCCCGGATACGCGAGGACGAGTACGGCTATCTCGACGAGACCGGCCATGTCTACCTCGACCACACCGGCGCGGCGCTGCCCGCCCGCCGCCAGCTCCGCGCCCAGGCCGAGCGCCTCACCCGGGGAGTCTTCGGCAATCCGCACACCGAGAGCCCCGCCTCCGCCACCAGCACCGCCCTCGTGGAGCGGGCCAGAGCACGCGTCCTCGACTTCGTCGGCGCCGACCCCGACGAGTACACCGTGGTCTTCACCGCCAACGCCACCGCCGCCTGCCGTCTCGTGGGGGAGAGCTACCCCTTCCGGCGCGGACGCGCCGAGCTGCTGCTCACCCTCGACAACCACAACTCGGTCAACGGCTTGCGGGAGTTCGCCCGCGCCCGGCGCGCGCCGACCACCTATGTCCCGCCCGGCGACCTCGAACTGCGGGTCTGTGACGCCACCCTGGACCGGGCCCTGCGGGGCAGGCGCGGCGGACGCGGCCTGTTCGCCTACCCGGCCCAGAGCAACTTCAGCGGCGTCCACCACCCCCTGGAGTGGATTCCCCGTGCCCGGGAACTCGGCTGGCACGTCCTGCTCGACGCCGCCGCGTTCACCGCGTCCAACCCCCTGCGGCTGGACCGCTGGCCCGCCGACTTCACCGTGGTGAGCTGGTACAAGGTGTTCGGCTACCCCACCGGGGTCGGCTGTCTGATCGCCCGCACCGAGGCCCTGGCCCTGCTGCGGCGGCCCTGGTTCTCCGGCGGCACCATCCAGGTCGCCTCCGCCCAGGGCCGATGGCACCGGTTCGCCCGGGGTGCCGCGGCCTTCGAGGACGGCACGGTCGACTTCCATGCCATCCCCGAGGTGTGCACCGGCCTCGACTGGGTCGACTCCATCGGCGTCGAAGCCGTCCACGACCATGTCTCACGGCTCACCACCCGGCTCCTTTCGGGACTGGAACGCCTGTGCCACAGTGACGGCCGCCCCCTGATCCGGCTGTACGGGCCCCGCACCGCGCACCGCAGGGGCGGCACCGTGGCGTTCAACGTCCTCGACGCACGCGGTGCCCTCGTCGACGAGCGCATCATCGCCCGCGATACCACGGCGGCCGGGATCTCCGTTCGTACGGGGTGCTTCTGCAACCCCGGGGCGGGCGAAGCCGCCTTCGGCATCGGACGGGGCACCTTGCGCGCCGCCGGGTGGGCGGCCCGCCGGGTCGCCGCGCCGGACACCCTGGAGGAGTACCTGACCCGGCTCGGCGTCACATCGGGAGGCGCGGTCCGGGCGTCGGCCGGCATCCCCACCACCCCGGAGGACGTGGACACCCTGCTCCGCTTCCTGGGTGACACCTATCGCGACCGGAAACCGTCCAGCGACGGCCTCGCCCCCCGTTCGAGCTGCTGA
- a CDS encoding cytochrome P450, translating into MTTPRPDVPQDLSVPVPPPGCPAHDLGPDGTHRLYGPVAETDPPAMYELLRREYGPVAPVLLHGDLPAWLVLGHRENLEVMRTPSLFSRDSRRWSMFREHRVPDDSPLRPMIGWQPSCVFADGDEHARLRRAVTDGLAQFNRHGIRRHVTRYTHRLAATFAARGEADLIRDYAEQLPMLVMTRLLGMPEESGPRLVAACLDLMKGTETAVASNDFVADSLRALVRHKREQPGRDFADSLITHGSGLTEDEIVHHLRLVLIAANETTVNLVANTLRLLLTDRRFRASLSGGQMTLPDAMEQVLWDAPPVSVIPGRWATGDTVLGGQHIKAGDMLLLGLAAGNTDPRIRPDRAAPVHGNRSHLAFSSGPHECPGRDIGRAIAEAGIDTLLTLLPGLELSVPAAGLSTTAAWMTERVTALPVRFTPRRDLDALPVPSAGGRPRAGGQRPPAPGVAEPATTPTATARRARWTSLFG; encoded by the coding sequence GTGACCACCCCGCGCCCAGACGTCCCCCAAGACCTCTCCGTGCCCGTGCCGCCGCCCGGCTGCCCCGCGCACGACCTGGGACCCGACGGCACGCACCGGCTCTACGGCCCGGTGGCCGAGACCGACCCCCCGGCGATGTACGAACTGCTGCGCCGGGAGTACGGCCCGGTGGCCCCGGTACTGCTCCACGGCGACCTCCCCGCCTGGCTGGTTCTCGGCCATCGGGAGAACCTCGAAGTCATGCGCACCCCTTCCCTGTTCTCCCGCGACTCACGCCGCTGGTCGATGTTCCGGGAACACCGGGTACCGGACGACTCGCCGCTGCGCCCGATGATCGGCTGGCAGCCGAGCTGTGTCTTCGCCGACGGCGACGAACACGCCCGGCTGCGCCGCGCGGTCACCGACGGGCTGGCACAGTTCAACCGGCACGGGATACGCCGCCATGTCACCCGGTACACCCACCGGCTGGCCGCCACGTTCGCGGCCCGGGGCGAGGCGGATCTGATCCGTGACTACGCCGAACAGCTGCCCATGCTCGTGATGACCCGGCTGCTGGGCATGCCCGAGGAGAGCGGCCCCCGTCTCGTCGCCGCCTGCCTCGATCTGATGAAGGGCACCGAAACCGCGGTGGCCAGCAACGACTTCGTCGCGGACAGCCTGCGGGCCCTGGTGCGCCACAAACGGGAACAGCCGGGCCGCGACTTCGCCGACTCGCTGATCACGCACGGGTCCGGTCTCACCGAGGACGAGATCGTGCACCATCTGCGCCTGGTGCTCATCGCCGCCAACGAGACCACCGTCAACCTCGTCGCCAACACCCTGCGGCTGCTGCTCACCGACCGCCGCTTCCGGGCGAGCCTGTCGGGCGGCCAGATGACCCTGCCCGACGCCATGGAGCAGGTGCTGTGGGACGCCCCGCCGGTCTCCGTGATCCCGGGGCGGTGGGCCACCGGGGACACGGTCCTCGGCGGACAGCACATCAAGGCCGGGGACATGCTGCTGCTCGGTCTCGCGGCCGGCAACACCGATCCGAGAATCCGCCCCGACCGCGCCGCCCCGGTCCACGGGAACCGCTCCCACCTCGCCTTCAGCAGCGGCCCCCACGAGTGCCCCGGCAGGGACATCGGCCGTGCCATCGCGGAGGCGGGCATCGACACCCTGCTCACCCTGCTGCCCGGCCTGGAGCTGAGCGTCCCGGCGGCCGGACTGTCCACCACCGCCGCCTGGATGACCGAGCGGGTGACCGCGCTCCCCGTACGGTTCACCCCCCGCCGGGACCTCGACGCCCTGCCCGTGCCGTCGGCCGGGGGGCGCCCGCGCGCCGGGGGACAGCGGCCCCCTGCCCCGGGCGTAGCGGAACCGGCCACGACGCCGACGGCCACCGCCCGGCGCGCCCGGTGGACCTCGCTCTTCGGCTGA
- a CDS encoding carbon starvation CstA family protein translates to MSSTEGARVSGSSAPPSRFRPRTVLIWTAVSALGALCWGVLALSRGEEISAVWLVGAALGSYAIGYRFYSRFIVTRVLRPDDTRATPAERLDDGVDYQPTDRRVLLGHHFAAIAGAGPLVGPVLAVQMGYLPGTIWIVFGVIFAGAVQDMVVLFLSMRRNGKSLGQMAREEIGKVGGAAALIAVFMIMIILLAVLALVVVNALAHSPWGTFSVAMTIPIALFMGFYLQLLRPGRVLETSVIGVVLLLLAIVGGGWIENSSLADTFTLSPTTLVFCLVGYGFVASVLPVWMLLAPRDYLSTFMKIGTIALLALGVLIAAPVLQADAVTDFASSGQGPVFSGSLFPFLFITIACGALSGFHSLVASGTTPKLIEKESQVRMIGYGAMLMESFVAVMALIAASVLDPGLYYAMNAPAGLLGSSVESASQAVANLGFTISPEELTAAAKAVEESTLVARTGGAPTLAVGMSQIFSDVIGGEGMKAFWYHFAIMFEALFILTTVDAGTRVGRFMLQDMLGNVWKPLGRVNWKPGIWLASAVVVAGWGYFLYAGATDPLGGINQLFPLFGIANQLLAAIALTVATTLLIKTGRLRWAWVTGVPLTFTVAVTFTASWQKVFSSDPRVGFFAQRERFADAIDEGKVLAPAKSMDDMHTIVTNSTVDGVLIVVFVLLVTTVIVNAALVCVRAVRAPELPPTTEAPHVASSIGTAEAEPPVGVRR, encoded by the coding sequence ATGTCGTCCACAGAAGGAGCCCGTGTGTCCGGTTCATCCGCACCCCCGTCCCGCTTCCGTCCCAGGACCGTTCTGATCTGGACCGCCGTCTCCGCGCTCGGCGCCCTCTGCTGGGGGGTGCTGGCGCTCTCCCGGGGAGAGGAGATCTCGGCGGTCTGGCTGGTGGGGGCCGCCCTCGGCTCGTACGCCATCGGCTACCGCTTCTACTCCCGGTTCATCGTGACCCGGGTTCTCAGGCCCGACGACACCCGGGCCACCCCGGCCGAGCGGCTGGACGACGGGGTGGACTACCAGCCCACCGACCGCCGGGTGCTGCTGGGGCATCATTTCGCCGCCATCGCGGGTGCGGGGCCCCTGGTGGGCCCGGTGCTCGCGGTGCAGATGGGTTATCTGCCGGGCACGATCTGGATCGTCTTCGGTGTGATCTTCGCCGGTGCGGTGCAGGACATGGTGGTCCTGTTTCTCTCGATGCGCCGGAACGGCAAGAGCCTCGGGCAGATGGCCCGGGAGGAGATCGGCAAGGTCGGCGGGGCGGCGGCGCTGATCGCCGTCTTCATGATCATGATCATTCTGCTGGCGGTGCTGGCGCTGGTCGTCGTCAACGCGCTCGCCCATTCGCCCTGGGGCACCTTCTCGGTGGCGATGACCATCCCGATCGCCCTGTTCATGGGTTTCTATCTCCAGTTGCTGCGGCCCGGCCGGGTGCTGGAGACCAGTGTCATCGGGGTGGTCCTGCTGCTGCTCGCGATCGTGGGCGGCGGCTGGATCGAGAACTCCTCCCTGGCGGACACCTTCACGCTCAGCCCGACCACGCTGGTGTTCTGTCTGGTGGGGTACGGCTTCGTCGCCTCGGTGCTGCCGGTGTGGATGCTGCTGGCGCCCCGTGACTATCTCTCCACCTTCATGAAGATCGGCACCATCGCGCTGCTGGCCCTCGGGGTGCTGATCGCCGCTCCCGTGCTCCAGGCGGACGCGGTCACGGACTTCGCCTCCTCGGGCCAGGGCCCGGTCTTCTCCGGCTCGCTCTTCCCCTTCCTCTTCATCACCATCGCCTGCGGTGCGCTCTCCGGCTTCCACTCCCTCGTCGCCTCCGGCACCACGCCGAAGCTGATCGAGAAGGAGTCGCAGGTGCGGATGATCGGCTACGGGGCCATGCTCATGGAGTCGTTCGTCGCCGTCATGGCGCTGATCGCGGCCTCCGTGCTGGACCCGGGGCTGTACTACGCCATGAACGCGCCCGCCGGGCTGCTCGGCTCCAGTGTGGAGTCGGCCTCGCAAGCGGTGGCGAACCTCGGCTTCACCATCTCGCCGGAGGAGCTGACCGCGGCGGCCAAGGCGGTCGAGGAGAGCACTCTCGTGGCCCGGACCGGCGGTGCGCCGACGCTGGCCGTCGGCATGTCGCAGATCTTCTCCGATGTCATCGGCGGGGAGGGCATGAAGGCGTTCTGGTACCACTTCGCGATCATGTTCGAGGCGCTGTTCATCCTGACCACCGTGGACGCCGGGACCCGGGTCGGACGGTTCATGCTCCAGGACATGCTCGGCAATGTGTGGAAGCCGCTCGGCCGGGTGAACTGGAAGCCGGGCATCTGGCTGGCGAGCGCGGTGGTGGTGGCCGGGTGGGGGTACTTCCTGTACGCCGGGGCCACCGATCCGCTCGGCGGGATCAACCAGCTCTTCCCGCTGTTCGGTATCGCCAACCAGCTCCTGGCGGCGATCGCGCTGACCGTGGCCACCACCCTGCTCATCAAGACCGGGCGGCTGCGCTGGGCCTGGGTGACGGGTGTGCCGCTCACCTTCACCGTCGCGGTGACGTTCACCGCGAGCTGGCAGAAGGTCTTCTCCTCCGACCCCCGGGTGGGCTTCTTCGCCCAGCGGGAGCGGTTCGCGGACGCCATCGACGAGGGGAAGGTGCTCGCGCCCGCCAAGAGCATGGACGACATGCACACCATCGTCACCAACTCCACGGTGGACGGGGTGCTGATCGTCGTCTTCGTGCTCCTCGTGACCACCGTCATCGTCAACGCGGCGCTGGTCTGCGTCCGAGCGGTACGGGCGCCGGAGCTGCCGCCGACCACTGAGGCACCCCATGTCGCCTCGTCGATCGGCACCGCGGAGGCGGAGCCCCCGGTGGGGGTGCGCCGGTGA
- a CDS encoding YbdD/YjiX family protein, which translates to MRGPADALSALRRAARAAHWYLRELTGDTAYERYCERHRRSHPGTPAPTRREFQRLLTRRQEGSAVSRCC; encoded by the coding sequence GTGAGGGGTCCGGCCGACGCGCTGTCCGCGCTGCGCCGGGCGGCCCGCGCCGCGCACTGGTATCTGCGCGAGCTGACCGGTGACACGGCGTACGAACGGTACTGCGAGCGGCACCGGCGGAGCCATCCGGGGACGCCGGCGCCGACGCGCCGGGAGTTCCAGCGGCTGCTGACGCGCCGACAGGAGGGTTCGGCCGTCTCCCGCTGCTGCTGA
- a CDS encoding lamin tail domain-containing protein produces the protein MRHLRAVTATALAACVGGIVLLPTPAQAAGSVHISKIYYDSPGRDTRTNASLNAEYVQIRNTTRAAVSLKDWSVTDGSNHRYVFGAFTLGKGKTVTIRTGKGTNNATTRYQGRTNYVWNNDRDTATLKRASGSKADTCSYNSTRVDSTNC, from the coding sequence ATGCGCCATCTCCGTGCCGTGACCGCCACGGCCCTCGCCGCCTGTGTCGGTGGCATCGTCCTGCTGCCCACGCCCGCCCAGGCCGCCGGTTCGGTCCACATCTCGAAGATCTACTACGACAGCCCGGGCCGCGACACCCGCACCAACGCGAGTCTGAACGCCGAGTACGTCCAGATCCGCAACACCACCAGGGCCGCGGTGAGCCTCAAGGACTGGTCGGTCACGGACGGGTCGAACCACAGGTACGTCTTCGGTGCGTTCACCCTCGGCAAGGGCAAGACGGTGACGATACGCACCGGCAAGGGCACGAACAACGCCACCACCCGCTACCAGGGCCGCACGAACTACGTGTGGAACAACGACCGGGACACGGCCACCCTGAAGCGGGCCTCGGGCAGCAAGGCCGACACGTGCTCGTACAACTCCACCCGGGTCGACTCCACGAACTGCTGA
- the tgmB gene encoding ATP-grasp ribosomal peptide maturase, which produces MTVLILTCEQDVTADMVVAQLHKRGVPLVRFDPGDLPGEGALSAEYVRGEFRGYLSTGGRVVSMDGLRSIWVRRPGEPAAHAAEPSEWLTAESGQALYGMLDCTAARWMNERAAAARARLKPWQLRLAHRSGFPVPATVVTTYPRVARQFADQYRHVVVKAISGKPPGDPPMALPTTLVPPGTDFAEVAAGPTLLQRYIAKRADIRLTAVGEEIFTARKEAEPGQVDGRFGDTGHSWRPTEAPQRIQRSVARYLRLAGLAYGAFDFAEDGDGTWWFLECNQGGQFGFIELETEQPIADAVADWLGTPGEPL; this is translated from the coding sequence ATGACGGTACTGATCCTGACCTGCGAGCAGGACGTCACCGCCGACATGGTGGTGGCGCAGCTCCACAAGAGGGGCGTCCCGCTCGTCAGGTTCGATCCGGGCGACCTCCCGGGCGAGGGGGCGCTCTCCGCGGAATATGTCCGCGGCGAGTTCCGCGGCTATCTCTCGACCGGGGGGCGCGTGGTGAGCATGGACGGCCTGCGCTCCATCTGGGTGCGCAGGCCCGGCGAACCGGCGGCGCACGCCGCCGAGCCGTCCGAGTGGCTGACCGCCGAGAGCGGGCAGGCGCTGTACGGCATGCTGGACTGCACGGCGGCACGCTGGATGAACGAGCGGGCCGCCGCCGCCCGGGCCCGGCTGAAACCCTGGCAGTTGCGCCTGGCGCACCGCAGCGGGTTTCCCGTGCCCGCGACGGTCGTCACGACCTATCCGAGGGTCGCCCGGCAGTTCGCCGACCAGTACCGGCATGTGGTGGTGAAGGCCATCTCGGGCAAACCGCCCGGCGATCCGCCGATGGCGCTGCCCACCACGCTCGTTCCGCCCGGCACCGACTTCGCCGAGGTCGCCGCCGGGCCCACCCTGCTCCAGCGGTACATCGCCAAACGGGCCGACATCCGGCTCACCGCCGTCGGCGAGGAGATCTTCACCGCCCGCAAGGAGGCCGAACCTGGCCAGGTGGACGGGCGCTTCGGCGACACCGGCCACTCCTGGCGGCCGACCGAGGCCCCGCAGCGGATCCAGCGGTCCGTGGCGCGGTATCTGCGGCTGGCGGGGCTCGCCTACGGCGCCTTCGACTTCGCGGAGGACGGCGACGGCACCTGGTGGTTCCTGGAGTGCAACCAGGGCGGTCAGTTCGGATTCATCGAGCTGGAGACCGAGCAGCCGATCGCGGACGCGGTCGCCGACTGGCTGGGTACGCCCGGGGAGCCGCTCTGA
- the tgmA gene encoding putative ATP-grasp-modified RiPP translates to MKPFAWNYARPAELAPVVDQYSYDATLQLNVLPDGRPAIMDRVLLAAVGTTTSTAGSATHFDD, encoded by the coding sequence ATGAAACCGTTCGCGTGGAACTACGCACGTCCGGCCGAGCTGGCGCCTGTGGTCGACCAGTACTCGTACGACGCGACCCTTCAGTTGAACGTGCTGCCCGACGGGCGGCCGGCCATCATGGACCGGGTGCTGCTGGCGGCGGTTGGCACCACCACCTCCACGGCGGGCTCCGCCACCCACTTCGACGACTGA